From Nocardioides sp. HDW12B, the proteins below share one genomic window:
- a CDS encoding SDR family NAD(P)-dependent oxidoreductase translates to MTSDGLRILVTGAASGLGAALSDAFAADGATVLRTDLAADLDADLDGGDSTGVRRLDITSEEDWSATAEHVRRTWGGLDVLVNNAGIAGGGRIELCDLDEWHRLIDVNLLGVVRGTRAFLPTLKERPGARVVNVASLAGLVHPAGMGAYNAVKAAVVAFTETTGHELASSGGTAHAVCPSYFRTNLTESLRSGDPAVAAVMRRLVDDSPVSAAEIAAAVLAGLAAGEELIVPDAAARAAWDLKRTDRPAYDQMMRAQARKLEERL, encoded by the coding sequence ATGACCTCGGACGGCCTGCGCATCCTGGTGACCGGCGCCGCCTCGGGCCTCGGGGCCGCGCTCAGCGACGCCTTCGCCGCCGACGGGGCGACGGTGCTGCGCACCGACCTCGCCGCCGACCTCGACGCCGATCTCGACGGCGGCGACAGCACCGGGGTGCGCCGCCTCGACATCACCTCCGAGGAGGACTGGAGCGCCACCGCCGAGCACGTACGGCGCACCTGGGGCGGGCTGGACGTGCTGGTCAACAACGCCGGGATCGCCGGCGGTGGACGCATCGAGCTCTGCGACCTCGACGAGTGGCACCGACTGATCGACGTCAACCTGCTCGGGGTCGTGCGCGGCACCCGTGCCTTCCTGCCGACGCTCAAGGAGCGTCCCGGGGCGCGGGTCGTCAACGTGGCGTCGTTGGCCGGGCTGGTCCACCCGGCGGGGATGGGCGCCTACAACGCGGTGAAGGCGGCGGTGGTGGCCTTCACCGAGACCACCGGCCACGAGCTCGCCTCCTCGGGCGGCACCGCGCACGCCGTGTGCCCGTCGTACTTCCGCACCAACCTGACCGAGAGCCTGCGCTCCGGCGACCCGGCGGTCGCCGCAGTGATGCGCCGCCTGGTCGACGACTCACCTGTCTCCGCCGCCGAGATCGCCGCCGCCGTGCTCGCCGGCCTCGCCGCCGGGGAGGAGCTGATCGTCCCCGACGCGGCCGCCCGCGCCGCCTGGGACCTCAAGCGCACCGACCGTCCCGCCTACGACCAGATGATGCGCGCGCAGGCGCGCAAGCTCGAGGAGCGCCTGTGA